The Streptomyces sp. NBC_00224 genome contains the following window.
CCTGGGGCTGCTCCCCGAGCAGGCGGCGGCCGCGCCCCACGACCGCGTACGGCAGCCGGTACGGCGGGTCGGCGAGGCCGAGGTGGGCGCGGTCGAGGAGGCGGTGCGGCGGATCCGGCTGCTCGACGACCGGCACGGCGCGAACGGGCTCTACCGCAGGGCCGCCCAGCCGCTGCGCACCGCGTACGCGCTGCTCGACGCGGGCACCGCGCGCCGCTCCACGGCCGACCGGCTGCAGGCGGGCGCGGGGGAGCTCGCCATCTCGGTGGGCTGGCTCGCCCATGACTCGGGCCACTACGAGGAGGCCCGCTCGCACTACGCGGAGGCGCTCGCCACCGCACGGCTCGCAGGTGACCCGGCCCTTGAGGCGCACGCCTTCTGCAATATGTCGTTCCTGGCCAGGGACGCGGGGCGGCCGCGCGAGGCGCTGCGGGCCGCGCAGGCGGGCGGGCGCGCGGCGCGCCGGCTCGGCTCCCCCCGGCTGCTCGCGCTGCTGAACCTGCGGGAGGCGGGCGGCTGGGCCGGGCTCGGTGACCGGGGGGCGTGCGAGCAGTCGCTCGCCCGGGCGCACGCGCTCTTCGGGCGCGGCCCGGCCGAGCGGGACCCGGAGTGGATGACGTTCTTCGTGGAGGCCGAGCTGGAGATGCTGGAGGCGCAGTGCTGGTCGGCGCTGGGCGACTGGCCCCGGGCGGCCCGCCACGCCCGCCGCGCGGCCTGCCTCCAGGACCCGCACTTCGCCCGCAACCTGGCCCTGTACCGCGCCGAGCTCGCCGACGACCTGGCCCGCGCGGGCGCCCCCACCGAGTCGGCGGCGGCCGGTCACCAGGTCCTCGACCTCCTCCCGGAAGTCCAGTCCACCCGGATCCAGGCCATGCTCGCCGACACGGCCCGCATCCTGGCCCCCCACGCGACGTGCCCGGAGGTGGCGACGTTCCTGGACCGGAGGGCGACGGTGTAGCGC
Protein-coding sequences here:
- a CDS encoding tetratricopeptide repeat protein yields the protein MATSTDPSAGANSAARAPERGPAKGPNTAFRELRGQRSPGEFAAAVRRAAREIGEQVACDARYVGRVEAGEIRCPNYAYERVFRHMFPGLTMAEMGFSAREAVRGRGARAGCGATPPYTAHPEHDNGTIDHEEERNDEESDVLRRAFMTGGSATLAAVSLGLLPEQAAAAPHDRVRQPVRRVGEAEVGAVEEAVRRIRLLDDRHGANGLYRRAAQPLRTAYALLDAGTARRSTADRLQAGAGELAISVGWLAHDSGHYEEARSHYAEALATARLAGDPALEAHAFCNMSFLARDAGRPREALRAAQAGGRAARRLGSPRLLALLNLREAGGWAGLGDRGACEQSLARAHALFGRGPAERDPEWMTFFVEAELEMLEAQCWSALGDWPRAARHARRAACLQDPHFARNLALYRAELADDLARAGAPTESAAAGHQVLDLLPEVQSTRIQAMLADTARILAPHATCPEVATFLDRRATV